In a single window of the Trichoderma breve strain T069 chromosome 6, whole genome shotgun sequence genome:
- a CDS encoding major facilitator superfamily domain-containing protein codes for MDDKNVAVLATDSAATNNDNGDPQQDLPNEEAQRGVQDVEAMALTWSKLTLIGIFLNIWLLYFVNAFQSTILSNLLPYATSAFESHSLLNVIYVVAGSMSAATYMPLSKIMDVWGRAEGFLIMTVFATLGLILMAASNGIATFCAAYVFYSIGFGGMTYAVDVITADASQLKNRGLAYAFTSSPYIITAFAGAKASEGFYNDISWRWGFGVFAIVFPIVAAPLYFILKINLRKAERQGLLNKEPSNRTILQSIWYYSVEFDAMGVFLFSVGLTVFLLPFNIADSAPNGWSSGYIIAMIVVGFVMLIIFTVYETFLAPIPLLDWNLLIDRTVIGACLLDATYQISLAEAGYVNNTFNVVSGVLLLIVGFLIRRTGRFKWLLYIAVPLYIFAQGLMIYFRRPNQNVGYLVMCQVFISIGALALLNVVGTVGDAMGATISGAIWTNTFQKALERYLPESALPDLDVIYEDLDTQLSYPVGSAVRLAIQKAYAYSQTRMLAAGTGVMGLAIIWMLMIRNINLAKVAQVKGMVF; via the exons ATGGATGACAAGAACGTCGCAGTCCTTGCGACTGACTCTGCGGCTACAAACAACGACAATGGCGATCCTCAACAAGACTTGCCGAATGAAGAAGCGCAACGAGGTGTTCAAGATGTCGAGGCTATGGCTCTCACTTGGTCGAAATTGACACTCATCGGTATCTTCCTCAA TATCTGGTTGCTCTACTTTGTCAATGCATTTCAGTCTACAATTCTCTCCAATCTGCTTCCCTACGCCACGAGCGCTTTCGAATCTCATTCGTTATTGAATGTTATCTATGTCGTAGCCGGTTCTATGTCTGCAGCCACTTATATGCCCCTGTCAAAGATTATGGACGTCTGGGGAAGAGCTGAAGGCTTTCTCATCATGACCGTCTTTGCTACCCTGGGCCTGATTCTCATGGCTGCAAGCAATGGCATCGCCACCTTCTGTGCAGCATAT GTGTTTTATAGCATTGGATTCGGTGGTATGACATACGCCGTAGATGTTATTACGGCCGATGCATCGCAGCTGAAGAATCGAGGGTTAGCTTACGCTTTCACATCTTCTCCTTACATCATCACCGCATTTGCCGGGGCCAAAGCATCAGAGGGTTTCTACAACGACATCAGCTGGCGATGGGGCTTTGGCGTCTTTGCCATCGTCTTTCCTATTGTGGCTGCTCCACTAtacttcatcttgaagatTAACCTTCGCAAGGCCGAGAGGCAAGGTCTATTGAATAAGGAGCCAAGCAACCGAACAATATTGCAAAGCATCTGGTATTACAGTGTAGAATTCGATG CAATGGGAGTGTTTTTGTTCTCCGTCGGTCTCACGgtgtttcttcttcctttcaaCATTGCCGACTCTGCCCCTAATGGGTGGTCATCAGGATACATAATTGCCATGATTGTGGTTGGCTTCGTTATGCTTATTATCTTTACCGTATACGAGACCTTCCTAGCGCCAATTCCTCTACTCGACTGGAACCTCTTGATTGATCGGACTGTCATCGGCGCCTGTCTTCTCGATGCTACATATCAAATCTC TCTAGCAGAAGCGGGATATGTCAACAATACCTTCAACGTGGTTTCGGGAGTACTCCTGTTGATTGTTGGCTTCCTGATCCGTAGGACTGGTCGGTTCAAGTGGCTTCTGTATATAGCCGTCCCGCTTTACATCTTTGCGCAGGGGTTGATGATCTATTTCCGCCGACCGAACCAAAACGTGGGCTATCTTGTCATGTGTCAAGTCTTCATATCGATTGGAG CCCTTGCATTGCTAAATGTGGTGGGTACGGTTGGAGACGCCATGGGCGCAACGATATCCGGAGCCATCTGGACAAACACGTTCCAGAAGGCGCTTGAGCGATATCTTCCGGAATCAGCGCTTCCGGATTTGGACGTCATTTATGAGGATTTGGACACGCAGCTGAGCTACCCTGTCGGAAGCGCCGTCAGGTTGGCAATCCAGAAAGCATATGCGTACTCACAAACCCGCATGCTTGCTGCCGGAACTGGTGTCATGGGCCTTGCGATAATTTGGATGCTTATGATTAGAAACATTAATCTTGCAAAGGTGGCTCAAGTAAAGGGCATGGTCTTCTAA
- a CDS encoding glyoxalase/Bleomycin resistance protein/Dioxygenase superfamily domain-containing protein translates to MAIGSKISLQRLSYVIYEHPDVVKFLTFAEDFGFELAAKSENEEVFFRGYGPDPFLYVARPASGSAPKFHGAGFVARSAIDFQKACNFPGAQLVDVSHRPGGGKMVRITDPNGYVVEIVHGQEERFAPQEGISVVAGGRPQVNGAVQKTRKGVFNRMTSGPSKVHKLGHFGYTTDNYAKTCSWYSSNFNFKASDIVHKQGDPSTEFMSFFHVDLGAEYTDHHCLLVAAHHGSGSGTSIHHSSFEVEDLDTEMMGHSWLASKGYKPMWGIGRHVMGSQLFDYWYDTTGFIIEHYSDGDVVNEECPTIRSAGTPAAIWGPPLPTKWD, encoded by the exons ATGGCAATTGGGTCAAAGATTTCGCTTCAGCGACTCTCGTATGTCATCTACGAGCACCCTGATGTTGTAAAGTTCTTGACTTTTGCGGAAGACTTTGGGTTCGAACTTGCAGCAAAGTCAGAGAACGAAGAAGTCTTCTTCCGTGGTTACGGGCCTGATCCTTTTCTCTATGTGGCCCGTCCCGCTTCTGGCAGTGCCCCAAAGTTTCACGGGGCTGGGTTTGTCGCGCGTTCAGCGATCGATTTTCAAAAAGCCTGCAACTTCCCCGGTGCGCAATTGGTAGACGTCTCTCACCGCCCCGGCGGTGGCAAGATGGTCCGCATAACAGATCCTAATGGATACGTTGTCGAGATTGTGCATGGCCAGGAAGAGCGGTTTGCTCCACAAGAAGGCATCTCTGTTGTGGCTGGTGGAAGGCCGCAGGTAAACGGGGCAGTTCAGAAGACGCGCAAAG GTGTTTTCAACCGCATGACCAGCGGTCCTTCCAAGGTTCACAAACTCGGCCATTTCGGATACACGACAGATAATTACGCGAAAACATGCTCCTGGTACAGCAGCAACTTCAATTTCAAAGCTTCTGACATTGTCCACAAGCAAGGTGACCCTTCAACGGAATTTATGTCCTTCTTTCACGTGGACCTAGGTGCAGAGTATACAGACCACCATTGTCTTCTCGTGGCAGCCCATCACGGTAGCGGCAGCGGCACGAGTATTCACCACTCATCTTTCGAGGTGGAAGACCTGGATACCGAGATGATGGGTCATTCGTGGCTGGCGTCCAAAGGGTATAAACCGATGTGGGGAATTGGCAGGCACGTCATGGGATCACAGCTCTTTGACTATTGGTATGATACTACGGGCTTCATAATTGAACACTACTCAGATGGCGACGTGGTCAATGAGGAATGCCCTACCATTCGGTCTGCCGGAACTCCTGCCGCGATTTGGGGTCCGCCACTACCTACCAAATGGGATTAA